The Halorubrum sp. BV1 genome contains the following window.
ACGTCTTGGACCGCCTCGAACAGGTCCGGCTCCCGCTCCTCTTTGAACACGATCTGGATGAGCCCTTCGCGGTCACGTACGATGAGGAAGACGAGCCCTCCCAGATCGCGGATCTCGTGGACGTGGCCGGCGATGGCGACCTCGTCCGCGTCCGGTTCGACGTCCGACGTGTGGATACGCTCGATCATGGAGAGTGAGTTACGTTCCACTGGTCGGGCGGCCATCATAGGCCTGTCGTCTCGCCGCGACAGAACCCGACGCGCTGAGTCGTCTCGTCGGCACTCTCCGTCGCGGTCACCCGTCGATCGCCGCGCGAATCTGCGCTTCCGCGCGTCGGAGCACCTCCCGCACAGCGATCCCCGTTTCCGCTGCGACCGCGGCCGCGTCGTCGTACTCGGCGCTGACGTCGTAGACCTCGCCTCCAGCGGTCGATGCGACCTTCACCGAGACCTCGTGGTCCGCGCCGTCGAGAGAGAGCGTCGCGGTTTCGAACTCCCGCTCGGCGATCCACCGGTGGCTCGCGCCCGACTGTCGGACGCCGAGCGTCCCCGTCTCGCGGGCGAGCGTCTCCGCGACCGCCTCGACGTCGTCCGGGCGACAGATCGCCTTCACGAGGTGGCCCGGCCGCGACTTCTTCATCGTCGTTGGGACGACCGTCACGTCTTTCGCCCCGGCCCGCGAGAGCGTCTCCTGGAGCCCGCCGAGCACCTCCGGCGTGGCGTCGTCGAGGTTCGTTTCGAGGACGGCGACGTCATCGCGGACGAGGCCGTCAGCGTCCCGACCCCGCTCGTCCGCGGCGGTGCGATCCTCGCCGTCGCCGACGAGGACGCGAAGCACGTTCGGGTGCTCGGGAAACGTCGCGTCGCCGGCACCGTACCCGACCTCGTCGACCGCGAGGTCCGGGACCGAATCGACACCATCGGCGACTGCACCGAGGATGGCAGCGCCCGTGGGAGTCAACAGCTCGGCGTCGATGGAACCGCCGCGGACCGCGAACTCCGCCCGAGTCGCGATCTCGGCCGTCGCCGGGGCAGGGACCGGATACACGCCGTGTGCCATCGCCACGTCTCCGCGCCCGGTAGCGACCGGCGTGGTGACGACGCGGCGCGGGTCGAGGTCGTCGAGGAGGAGCGCCGCACCGACGACGTCGGCGATCGCGTCGTCCGCGCCCACCTCGTGGAAGTGCGTCTCGTCGAGGTCCGTGCCGTGGACCGACGCCTCGGCGCGGCCGAGCAGCTCGAAGGCATCGAGCGCCGTCGATTCGACCGATTCGGGGAGATCCATCGATTCGACGAGCGCGACGACCTCGGCGTAGCTTCGGGTGACACCCGCGCCCTCGGCGAGGGTGTGAGTGTGTCCGTGGTCGTCGTGGTCGTGGGTGTGAGTGTGTCCGTGGTCGTCGTGGTCGTGGGTGTGAGTGTGATCGTTACCACCCTCGGACGGCGTGATATCGTCTTCGTCACGGTCAAGGAGCACGTCCACGGTCGTCGCGCGTATGCCGTTTCGCGTCGTCTCTCCCACCTCGTACCGGACCGGCAGCCGCTCCGAGACGGGGTCGAGCACGGCCGGGTCAGCACCGGCCGCGATCAGGGCGGCGCATATCATGTCGCCGGCGGCACCGGTTCGGCCGTCGAAGACGAGCGTTCGCATGGAGCATCGGACGCGAGCGGCGGACAAATACCTCCGGATTCGACTGTGACGGCCCACCGAATACGCCCGACCCGCGTCGCGGCTCGCTTCGCTCGTCGTTCCGTGCTACGACGTTCCGGGATCGAATCTTCCGATCGACTCCCGCTGCTCGCGGATTGCTCGCAGCAGGAGTGCGGGGGAAGGGATTCGAACCCTCGAACCTCTACAGGAGCGGATCTTAAGTCCGCCGCTTTTGGCCAGGCTCAGCCACCCCCGCTCGGATTCGGGTTCAAGCGGCGGGGTCAAACCCCTTTCGGATGACCGTGCGAAGAGACAGACCGACCGCCAATCGTCGACCGGACGACGACGTATCGCCGGTCTACCAGTCGACCGAGAGCGTCCCGTCGCCGTGCGGGTCGGGCGCGATCTCCTCGTCCGTCCGCCGGTCGACGACGTGGATCACGCCCTGTTCTTTCTTCGCGGGACACACCTCCGCAGCACGGATGTTCTCGTCGAGTTCGTCCTCGCCGATGTAGTACGACCGCGGCTTCGCCATGCCGCTCTGGATGTCCATCACCCAGTTGTCCGCGACCTCCGCGCACTTGCCCGCCCCGAAGCACTTGTTGGCCTCAAAGACGACCTTGTACGGCTTCTCCTCGACCGGCGGTCCCTCGCCGCCGATGTCGCTCGCTCGAACGACCTCGTCGCGGTCGGTCTCCGATTCGGCCTCGTCCGTGTCCGCCGGCGTCTCGTCGGCGTCGATCATACCTCCCGTCGACGCCGACGCGACTTTCGTCTGTCGATCGTTGCCACCGCATCGATGGCTTTCTCGGTCAGCTCTACCCGAGGGAGTTCCGAGCCCCGCCGTCTCACCAATGCGCGTCGAGTCCGTCCTCGGGCCCCTCGACGATCTCGTAGCTCCCCTCCGTCCAGCCGTCTTCGACGAAGACGAACACGCGCCCGCCGGCGATCTCGGGGTCAGCGATCACTTCGTTTCGCTGTCCCGTCCGACCGACGACGACGCCGGGGAACACCTCCTCGTGTTCTCCCGCTTCGACCATGACGCGACCGACGCCAGAGTCCTCCAGTATCTCGTCGTTGGTGTTGTAGTCGTTAACGTAGGTCATCACGCCCTCCGTCTCCGTCGGGTCGGTAACGAGGACGTGCGTCTCCTTGCCCGGACCGGCCGTCACCGACCCTTCCACGGACTCGGGAACGCCGCGGTAGAGGGTGGTCCGCCCGTCGAGGTACTCGACGACGACGCCCTCCTCCCGGAGGTCGATCCCGATCGACGTCGGCGGAACGTCGCTTCGCGAAGGCGCTGACATACGAACCGGTCCGAGCGCGCGCCTCAAAAGCGACGCGGGACGCGCCGACTGGCGGCGGGCGCATGTCGATAACGGCCAACAGAGCGGTAGATGAGCGAGCGGACGTCTGACGCCACCGCGGATCGCCGCCGTGAGAGACTCGCCGTGATCGCTACCTCTTTATTCGCGCTCGCGAGCCGTGAGTGCATGGAGGGACGGGCAGCGGCGCTCGGAGCCGGCACCGTGTTGAACGCGCTTGCGACCGGTACCGGCGCGGCCTTCGGTATCGACGTCGAGACGCGTGCGACGGTCGCGCTCGACCCGGACAGCGACGCCGTCGACGGGACGATCGCCGAGGACGCCGACGCCGACACCGACCTGATCGAGCGCTGCGTCGCCCTCGCGGTCGAGCGCTGGGGTGACGACGAGGGCGGCACCGTCCGCACCGACAGCGACGTGCCGCTCGCGGCGGGGCTCAAAAGCTCCAGTGCGGCCGCTAACGCGACCGTCCTCGCGACTTGTGACGCGCTCGGCCTCGAGATCGGCGACGACGCCGACGATCCGTCCGTCGACGTGACCCGACTCGAGGCCTGCCGGCTCGGCGTCCGCGCCGCCCGCGCCGCCGGCGTCACCGTCACGGGTGCGTTCGACGACGCGGCCGCCTCGATGCTCGGCGGCGTCGCCGTCACCGACAACGGGAGCGACGAACTCCGATCCCGCGATCCGGTCGACTGGAACGTGCTCGTGTGGACCCCGCCTGAACGCGCCTACACCGCCGACGCCGACGTCGGCCGCTGTGAGTCCGTCGCGCCCATGGCCGACCTCGTCGCGGACCTCGCGCTCGACGGGCGATACGCCGAGGCGATGACGGTCAACGGCCTCGCCTTCTCGGCCGCACTCGGGTTCGACGCGGACCCCGCGGTCGAGGCGATGCCGCACGCGTCGGGCGTCTCGCTGTCGGGCACCGGGCCGAGCGTCGTCGCCGTCGCGGACCCGGACGACCCCGAAACCGACCTCGACGCTGTCGCCGACGCGTGGGGCGACCGGCCCGGCGCGCTGCGACGAACGACCACCAGAAACGACGGCGCGACCGTTCTCCGAGAGTGACCCAATGAGCGAAACACCGACCCCCGAAGAGATGAGTCTGGACGAACTGCGCCGCGAGATAGAGGACATCGACCGAGAGATCGTCGAACTGATCGCCCGTCGGACCTACGTCGCCGACACCGTGGCGGCCGTGAAGGCCGACCGTGACCTCCCGACGACCGATGAGGGGCAAGAGGAGCGCGTGATGGAGCGCGCCGGCGACAACGCCGAGCGCTTCGACGTCGACGCCAACCTCGTGAAGGCGATCTTCCGACTTCTGATCGAACTGAACAAGGTCGAGCAGCGGGAGAGTCGCTAGAGTTCTCTCAGGCCGAGGCTATATTCGATCGCCTCGTCCGCTTCCTCCATACTATCCATATGGTTTTCGCTCGGAAACGAGCTGAGAGGGGACAGGTCTCCGACGATATGCGTGACTTTCGTTCAGCGTTCGACAGTATGTATCTCGGTTGCCTGAACAGGTCGAGAAACGAGGGAACCGCTAAGCGCAGGCGGCTTAGTTCACGCTCTTCGAGAGTTCTGCCCCAGCTTTGAACTTCACCGTATCAGTGGAGTTCGCCTCTGTGAAGTGAACAAGTCGTCCCTGCTGAGCAATCACCACAGGGACATCGTTCGTTCCCACCTCTTGCCGCGTCTCTCTCCCCGGCCGCTTCCGAAGGATAACGTCTTCACCATCTGCTTCTGAAAGCACACGTTCAGTAACTGCGTC
Protein-coding sequences here:
- the larC gene encoding nickel pincer cofactor biosynthesis protein LarC, which translates into the protein MRTLVFDGRTGAAGDMICAALIAAGADPAVLDPVSERLPVRYEVGETTRNGIRATTVDVLLDRDEDDITPSEGGNDHTHTHDHDDHGHTHTHDHDDHGHTHTLAEGAGVTRSYAEVVALVESMDLPESVESTALDAFELLGRAEASVHGTDLDETHFHEVGADDAIADVVGAALLLDDLDPRRVVTTPVATGRGDVAMAHGVYPVPAPATAEIATRAEFAVRGGSIDAELLTPTGAAILGAVADGVDSVPDLAVDEVGYGAGDATFPEHPNVLRVLVGDGEDRTAADERGRDADGLVRDDVAVLETNLDDATPEVLGGLQETLSRAGAKDVTVVPTTMKKSRPGHLVKAICRPDDVEAVAETLARETGTLGVRQSGASHRWIAEREFETATLSLDGADHEVSVKVASTAGGEVYDVSAEYDDAAAVAAETGIAVREVLRRAEAQIRAAIDG
- a CDS encoding ferredoxin; the protein is MIDADETPADTDEAESETDRDEVVRASDIGGEGPPVEEKPYKVVFEANKCFGAGKCAEVADNWVMDIQSGMAKPRSYYIGEDELDENIRAAEVCPAKKEQGVIHVVDRRTDEEIAPDPHGDGTLSVDW
- a CDS encoding DUF5796 family protein gives rise to the protein MSAPSRSDVPPTSIGIDLREEGVVVEYLDGRTTLYRGVPESVEGSVTAGPGKETHVLVTDPTETEGVMTYVNDYNTNDEILEDSGVGRVMVEAGEHEEVFPGVVVGRTGQRNEVIADPEIAGGRVFVFVEDGWTEGSYEIVEGPEDGLDAHW
- a CDS encoding shikimate kinase, with amino-acid sequence MEGRAAALGAGTVLNALATGTGAAFGIDVETRATVALDPDSDAVDGTIAEDADADTDLIERCVALAVERWGDDEGGTVRTDSDVPLAAGLKSSSAAANATVLATCDALGLEIGDDADDPSVDVTRLEACRLGVRAARAAGVTVTGAFDDAAASMLGGVAVTDNGSDELRSRDPVDWNVLVWTPPERAYTADADVGRCESVAPMADLVADLALDGRYAEAMTVNGLAFSAALGFDADPAVEAMPHASGVSLSGTGPSVVAVADPDDPETDLDAVADAWGDRPGALRRTTTRNDGATVLRE
- a CDS encoding chorismate mutase, whose translation is MSETPTPEEMSLDELRREIEDIDREIVELIARRTYVADTVAAVKADRDLPTTDEGQEERVMERAGDNAERFDVDANLVKAIFRLLIELNKVEQRESR